The sequence below is a genomic window from Capricornis sumatraensis isolate serow.1 unplaced genomic scaffold, serow.2 scaffold7, whole genome shotgun sequence.
tgtatgcaggccaggaagcaacagttagaactggacatggaaccacagactggttccaaacaggcaaaggagcatgtcaaggctggatattgtcaccctgcttatttaacttgtttgcagagtacatcatgaaaaatgctgggctgaagaagcacaaggtggaatcaagatggctgggagaaatattaatcacctcagatatgcagatgacaccacccttatggcagaaagtgaagaagaactaaagagcctcttgatgaaagttgaaagaggagagtgaaaaagttggcttaaagctcaacattcagaaaacaaagatcatggcatctggtcccatcacttaatggaaaatagatggggaaacagtgtcagacattattttggggggctccaaaatcactgcagatggtgattgcagccatgaaattaagacacttattccttggaaggagagttatgaccaacctagacagcatattaaaaagcagagacattactttgccaacaaaggtctgtcttgtcaaggctatggtttttccggcggtcatgtatgaacgtgagagttgtgctatacagaaagctgagtgccaaagaattgatgtttttaaactgtgattttggagaagactcttaagagtcccttgaactgcaaggagatccaactagtccatcctaaaggagctcagtcctcagtgttcattagaaggactaatgttgaagctgaaactccaatactttggctacctgatacaaagaactgactcattggaaaagaccctgatgctgggaaagattgagggcaggaggagatggggacaacagaggatgagatgattggatggcatcaccaactcaatggagatgagtttgaataaactccaggagtcggtgatggacaggaggtaTGGTATGccactgtccacagggtcacaaagaatcagatacaactgagcaactgaactgaactcagtgatAAAGTGgtaaatggctcagtggtaaaagaatctgcctgtaatgcaagagatgagggtttaagccctgggtcagaaatggcaacccactccaatattcttgcctgaaaatcccatggacaaaggagcctggtgggctataggcgatggggtcacaagagttggatgtaacagagcaactaaacacactATTTCATGAACCTGTGACTTGGTGTCTTGTGGTGTATGGCCTTAATTACTGTTAATTCGTCAGTGAAAATGGACCTGTAAGAGCTAATAAAAAAGGTCCCGGATTACTGTTAGCCCCCCAAAGTGAAATATTTCCCAACTCTAGGTTAAAACACCTGCTAGTAGCTCCCTCAACTAACTTACTACACTGTtataaagaaacttaaaagacagaattctgattttaaatttagaataatTCAGAGGATTAATTCAAGCCTTTGCATAGTTGTCCTCTCTCCTGGAGCCTCCCTATCCCCAAAGATCTACACCCACGATTCTCTCACCTTCTTCAAATCTTTGCCTAAGAGTCACATTTTCAACAAAGGCTTCCTTTAACTACCTAATTACTTAGTAATTTGTCCCCTGCCAGTCTTCGGTCTACTCATAATTCTCTTTAAcctgtttaattttctttcttttttttttgctgcacctggcatgtaggatctcagttccctggccagggattgaaaccacactGCCTGCAAAatctgccaggaaagtccctaattttccctttttaaaaaataacatttcctaCCTAATACTAAGcaatttacttatttactgtTATCACTAGAACAGCTGTAAGCTTCACAAAGTcagggatttttgttttcttcactaaTTTACCTCAAGTGCCCAGAACAATACCTGGCAAATGATACtctgcaaatatttattcaatgaataaaCGAAAGAGTGAACAAATGAAGAATTCCTTCATAAAGTACAATTTCCAACTCATTTACAACATATTTGATATTTACAAAAACTAAATGGGCATATACACCTACTACATGAAGACAGAATTGTACaatcttctttaaataaaaataacccaaCTATGAGGTAACTCCAGCAGTACATGCTTTTTGTAAGAACCCACCACTCAAATGTCATGTGAAGAGCAAGCCTCAGTGCCTTCATAGCCCTGTACAATGCTGCTTGATCCATATGCAACAAGGCAGCACTGTAAAGAAGCCGAGGGCAGCAAGAAAACCTCCAAGTGCGCCACTAGTCAAACGCAACGTTAacaggaagaaaacaagaaaacccACACTTTCAATATTCAGTTGCTTCAAAATGTTTTACTGTTTAGGGGGAATCTCTGTTCTACAATTTCAAGATACTTAGGCCTTATATTTCTGAAAAGGTTTCTGGATAAATGTAAATATCTCTTTGTTCTAATTTCTGACTTGAATGATCTGCTACTTTGTTTAAATGAAGTATCACAGTTGGGTAGGTAACATATATACTGGTGTACCTTGGGATTTAATGGATTAAGAGATCTAAATCCTAGAGGCCTCCTTAAGAATCCTGCTACATGTACAGAAAACTCCAGCTCACATTTTTCacgtaattaaaaaaatttacctCATTAACAGCACACATTCGTGCTATAGAACCAATGTTATTGGTGATAGTAACTAAAGTAGCTCTTGCTAGGTCTTCTTTGCTAACAGAGTCTCGCTTCTCCTTATATATCATATTCCCAAAACtgtagagaaatgaaaaacaaaatcaaatctgCTGATTAACAAGCAACGTCTCATACATTTGGGAACTATAGCCTACAGGTAAGTCTACACATGTGCAAAATAAGGAATACATGTACAGTTACTTaatgacccaatgaactgcacaCAGCAAACACTGGGAACAACCCAAACATACATCAAACTGATCGTCACACAATTGAATACCATGAAGCTAttcataaaaaagagagagaaggaaggaggggacgCAGAAAAGGGAGAACAAAGAGGAAGATGGaggcagaaaaagaaggagaaagagagaggaaagggagcAGGCAAACAGACTAGGAGCTACTACTGTCACAGACGATACAACCACCCCTCTTATCCATGAAGGACTGGCTCCAGGACCCTCCCTGGACACCAACATCAATAGATGCTCAGGTCCCTTGTACAAAATGATGTAGTATTTCCATATAACCTATATATATACTTTACATCATCTCCATATTACGTAACACAATATAAGCACTATATAAATAGCTGCCTGGGCGCAGTAAATTCAAATTTTGCCTTTGCCACTTTCGGGACATATTTTCAATCTGAGGGTGGCTGATTGTGTAGGTACAGAACCACGGTAAGGGGACCGAACTGTATATGGTATGCTCTAAAATGCTATATAATGGTATTTTAATGTTATCTTCAAAGTTACCTTTTATAAGAGGAGGATAaggatatatatttgtatttgcaAAGAGAAACACTGGAAATATACTCAAGAATGAGTAAAAGTTTCCTACAGTACACTGAGGGAAGACTTCGTAatgtaaatttaattttgaaatcacACAGATGTTCAAAACTTATAACTGAACTGGGTAAAAGGAAGGCCCCTTACAACTTCGTGATACACTGCTTTCTAAAAACTAAGTAAGCAAGCTTAATCACAGTGTAAATGTTAAACTTACCTAGATGCTACAGCCCAACCAGGCAGACCAAATCTTTCATAATCTCCCCCGTAAATATCACGGACGAGTTTGTCAGCTTGTGTGCTGTCACCTTTCGATGCCATTTCAAGAGCCTCTTCAAAACTTTCACAGCCAGTCAACAAGCTACATAAACCCAGAAAGGTACCCCCTCCAAggctaaagaaaacaaacaaaatgtggtaaGTTGCGTTTACACACTGTATTCTTTCACCAATGTAAAAGGATGGAGCACTCACTTATTCAATTAAACACATGAATAGAAAACATTTACTAAACCtaagaaaaatgcaaagcaaaaccaaactTATCAGATCAAAGagtaaaccaaaggaaaaaaatcctgtTGTGGAAACGACACGATATGGACACCTTCTGTGTCTCATGTCTTCACCTGGTGCCGCACACTGTAACTGCTGAAAATGCACGTCTCTGTGTGCATGAAAAAGGAGCGTTTAAAAAAAGGTTAGCACCACACAAATTAAGAGGAAAATTGTAACTCTAAGTCAATACACAAACATTTATATGACTCTGAAATGAATACAATGAGATCATTTAAAGACAGAAATTAACTTGGTTCTAATACTCTTTGAATATGCTCATAAAATGAAATCACATTTCTCTAATCcttaaaataaaaacctttgCTCCTTTAATCTCAGCTCAATTTCTAACAGGTTGTACTCCTGAATCACTGTTGGAATCTAGTTAACAGACTGAATTTCTATCTTTTTGAATTGACTTAAGTAGGTAATACTTCCCTGTAATTCTCTGGCATAGAGTTACAGTGGAGATAGATTTTCAGTCACCATAGAAATAGAATACTAATTAAATTTAAGTACCATTCAAATAGGTGTACTATATTGCTGAAAGTtttcctggggacttccctggcagtccagtgggtatGACTCTGTGCTGCCAAAGCAGGGGCCGTGGGTTTGTTTCCTGGTCTAGGAGCTAAGATTTCACGTTATAccgaggccaaaaaataaagtattctcCACTCCCACACCCTCACTGCCATAAAACAACCTAATTTAAGAATCCTAAAATCTATCTTCCTCAAGTTTCCTTAAAAGCTGATAAAGTACATACTAGAATCATaaggtaaatttaaaaatctcatttcacATCTGTATTTCAGGtattacagaaaagaaagtgaaagttgctcagtcatgttcgactctgtgaccctgtggactgtagcctgccaggattctctgtccatggaattctccaagaaagaatactgaagtgggtagccgttcccttctctaggggattttcccaacccagggactgaactggttcTTCCAaattgcactgcaggcggattctttactatctgagccaccaggtaagagCTCATGTTAAATTCATCCTATTGAATTAATTACAAGGCTGCTAaatacttcaacttaaaaaaagagaaacaactaTTCTTtctggctacactgggtctttgctgctgcgtggGCAACACCACAGCGGGGACAGCGGGGTctactctccagctgcggtgcacaggctcctcactgtggtggctgctcttgacgcagagcatgggctctggtgcgcgggcttcagtaactgcggctcccaagctctagagcacagggtcaataacgtggtgcaggggcttaggtGCTCAGCAGTATCTGCGATttccccagatcagggatcaagcccatggttcctgcattagcagctggattctttaccactgagccaccagggaaaccccaaacacTCTGTACTTTAACTATGAATCAAATAAGCATGTGGTAAAACTTAGgcttaaatatatctatataaaaatgagaaaaatgttttggaaaataaaagtattattgGAATCATTCCAGATAAAAATTCACGCTTCATTATGGAAATTTTAATGACAACTGACACTAACCAAATGCAAACATTTCATGATTTTAGTTTAAGTCTACACACATGCCTTATAAAACAGCACTATCTGCAACACTGTAGCATTTACTTACGTATCTACATTTCTAGCTACTGCACAATACATTTTTTCTGATGAAGCTACCatatgtatagatagatagacagagatAGATTTCACAGTTTCTAAGAATAAAACAATATGAATGCTGCTCTAAGAACAAAAATGCTACCACCTTGTTCCGGTTACTCGTTTATAGTTGTCTTTGGAATGGACTGCTAAAATACTGACTCCCGAACCAATGTTCACTACCAGGAGCGGATAGGGATCATCCAGGTTAAAAGGCATCTTTTGGCACCTCTCAGGTTCTGAGGCATTAGCAAAATAATAGCACTCTGCTTGTCCATTGAAACTGACAGAATCTATATACAGCAAGCCCTTCACAAGGCAGTCAAGTTCATCCAGTTTGTGCAGGTGGAGGTTTCCAATCTGTAAACAAACCCCAAAAGAAGTTTTATAAAGTGAACAAAGGATAGCACTCAAAATACTTAACTATATAATTTTCATGTACTTCACAGAACTTCAAAACCAGCTACAACCCCAgcgtttttatttgttttcttttcgaagagattttgaagccccaaaatctCTCAGGGGCTTCATTTAGTCCAGTCGTTCTCAGGCGTGGTATACTTCTAGAGGCATTCTGGAAATCTGTCGGGACATTTTAGTTTTCACCaagatggggaggagggaagaatcAAACTAACATTTAGTGGGCAGGGACTTGGGTGGGGTACCAGATATCTGGAGTGGGCGGACAGTTGTGCAAAACAAAGAATTAACCCTTTTTCTGCATTATCTTTGAACATTCTGACATGTTTTTGTTTAGACAGTAGTAGGAAAATGTTTTTGATAACCTGAGCCTATGTAAACCAGTGTTTTATCTATCTATGTGTGTAAATACACGGTATTTTTTACACCGTTTTAAATACATCCTAAATTTGCAAGGAATGCAACCGTCATATAAACTAAGAAGCGTTGCACTTTTGTTTGGAACTTTATCTTGGGTTGTCTAGCATCTTGGAGAGTATATCCCAATAGCAACACCACTTACATATTTGATTCTCCAATAAAACATGCTGTATCCATCTAGCATGTGTGGCTTTAGAAATTAAGATCTATGTACAGGCATAagtgggtgctcagttgctcagtcctgtccgactctttgtaatggcaaggactacagcccaccagcttcctctatccaggggatcttccaggtgagaatactggagtgggttgccattaccttctccaagggatcttcccaaaccagggatcaaacctgtgtcttctgcgtctcctgcactggcaggattctctaccactgagccacctggaaagcccgaaTCTATGTCCACACAAGCATCTAAATCTAACTACTTCATTATGCTCTCTCGTGTGACCCTACCAGAGAATCTACCTACTTCTACTTACCAACATACAAAATTAATCAGTTATACCTTAATTTCCTATCTCTATATTATAGTTTTGGTACTAATGTGAAATTATTAAATTCACTTTTGATTAGTAAAGAGTAGATTATATTTGTTATAGAAGATCTCAGCTTTGATAATGCTTTCCCATTCTTTAAGGACTTATCAGGTATCACTCCTGAGGATACTTATCAGGTATCCTCCTTGAGTTTCCATGGCATCTCTTTTCATAGCAATAGTATTAATTATGATGCACTGTACTTCTATTTGTAATTCACTTAACCATGTGGTCCAGAAAACTGAACTCTTTGACAGCCTAGTCTGTGTCTTATTCCTAGCTGAGTTCTCAGTGTCTAGCACAATAACCTAACAAATACTAGATGCTCAAATAATAGCTTAGTAaatgactgaacaccaacaaaaacaaatattataaaacCTCATCACTAGAAAATActaatatttcttttaagaaaaattagaacTCTGTAATTTGGATACCAGTATTTCCAATGGCTTGACAAGAGGTGGCTTCAAGGACACTccttttggcaagaatactggcaacCATTAAGTATCACACATCCAAACAAACTGGTTTCAAATTCATGAAATTTATGGTCAGATTACTCAATAAACTGAATACAAATCAGTACTACTCATaaaaatttttagtaaaaatgTATAGACTTTTAAGCTCCCCCAAACTACAAGGTATTCACTTCTGTGAGCCACATAAGTGATCACTTATGCTCTATTAATAGATTTTTCttacatgaatttgagaaattcACAGGCGTATTTAAAtggtcttctttcacttttcactttcatacactggagaaggaaatggcaacccactccagtgttcttgcctggagaatcccagggacggcggaacctggtgggctgccgtctatggggtagcatagagtcggacacaactgaagcgacttagcagcagcagcagtatgcatattttcaagaaaaacaaatttcagtAAATCTAAGTATCAACTTTTTAATCTTTGTTCTAATGGGAAGGACTGGAAGTTTGGCAAACCACTAGCACAGAAATCAATGCTTGCATAATCCTCTTGCCACATCCAAAtgacaccaccccaccccccaacttcAAGACTGGAATGTGGTGGGGTTGATGatataaaacacaagaaaaaaagggGTAACAGGAACTTCATTCAGGTGCCTATTAATCAAAACATACAGACTTCAGTTGGAGTCTGGGAAGATGGGTGTCTTTAGGAGAGATGACTAGATTAATACTCAAAAAACCATGCAAACACAgaataataatatgaaaatatttcaagctCCATTTATATCTGGCTTTGCACACTACCAAATTCACTGGAGTCTATGTCTACTGTAACTTTGTAGCAGTTCCTAAGCTTACCAGATTTTACCAAATATTATGTATAACAGGCCCAAATCTGGCCTGTATGAAGGttttaaatgctccaatcaaaagtcatgtagatgaatggataaataagttgtacatatttacaatggaatattactcagccacaaaaag
It includes:
- the LOC138072346 gene encoding pantothenate kinase 3 isoform X1, whose protein sequence is MKIKDAKKPSFPWFGMDIGGTLVKLSYFEPIDITAEEEQEEVESLKSIRKYLTSNVAYGSTGIRDVHLELKDLTLFGRRGNLHFIRFPTQDLPTFIQMGRDKNFSTLHTVLCATGGGAYKFEKDFRTIGNLHLHKLDELDCLVKGLLYIDSVSFNGQAECYYFANASEPERCQKMPFNLDDPYPLLVVNIGSGVSILAVHSKDNYKRVTGTSLGGGTFLGLCSLLTGCESFEEALEMASKGDSTQADKLVRDIYGGDYERFGLPGWAVASSFGNMIYKEKRDSVSKEDLARATLVTITNNIGSIARMCAVNEKINRVVFVGNFLRVNTLSMKLLAYALDYWSKGQLKALFLEHEGYFGAVGALLGLPNFS